The following are from one region of the Salvia splendens isolate huo1 chromosome 2, SspV2, whole genome shotgun sequence genome:
- the LOC121789707 gene encoding telomere repeat-binding protein 2-like isoform X2 yields the protein MVLKRRLEYGFNGYRGPVIPRAPRSIRKRGPRKKTVEDSQLCAFELLAAVAGKLLLENESSASSNVAEAKSQPGSSRGGNEKVQPKDDKALKSESFDHRSCAESAFVPKISVEEGNLLFNCNGIPQAENDQVVEQTAVRPSSDCQQKLHCDIKLGSSEDKSVDENGACKIESSNCISESLNSKVESGSEVQSQDDKNQIDHLSMANTSTVNDPIGEYVNTYVLSNPESSVKFPLYRDSKPDTLLKNSYNNLKLGSRDDDENSFRCKKSSTKSRPLRPQPCSVRHRMKKMMASKYWKAAPKQTDYELYNTCEGMKSFYRYRKSMYTRERCQQAPLKKRKLFDRSFGVTVDLEESSDSIYNLPEKASGASVKGHTKAKDPQVTFSIKSFKVPELYIDVPETTTVGSLKRTVVDAVAAILGGGIRVGVVFQGKKVRDDQRTLQQAGISQCANPDSLGFILEPSFTHVSPSEILKKLPVLSPRDSDKPLPRSPISPMTHSGVSNASMDPPLVTKSDNADNNKFILSPTTSDNMQTDGAVLDSKALIPVPPTNAEALAVVPANLKPKHSEISQRRTRRPFSVREVEALVEAVETLGTGRSCPSTSVQ from the exons ATGGTGTTGAAAAGGAGACTGGAGTATGGATTCAACGGCTACCGAGGTCCTGTTATTCCCAGAGCTCCCAGATCTATAAGG AAGAGAGGCCCACGCAAGAAAACGGTTGAGGACAGCCAACTCTGTGCCTTCGAATTGCTTGCAGCTGTAGCTGGCAAGTTGTTACTGGAGAATGAAAGTTCTGCTTCTAGTAATGTAGCAGAAGCGAAATCCCAGCCTGGCAGTTCCAGAGGCGGAAATGAGAAAGTGCAGCCTAAAGACGATAAGGCTCTGAAATCGGAAAGCTTTGACCATAGAAGTTGTGCTGAGAGTGCATTTGTTCCAAAAATTTCTGTTGAGGAGGGTAATCTCTTATTCAATTGTAACGGTATTCCTCAAGCCGAAAATGATCAGGTTGTCGAACAGACTGCTGTACGTCCAAGTTCTGATTGTCAACAGAAACTCCATTGTGATATAAAGCTTGGGAGTTCTGAGGACAAGAGTGTGGATGAAAATGGTGCATGTAAAATAGAAAGTTCCAATTGCATTAGTGAGAGTCTTAACAGCAAAGTGGAAAGTGGATCGGAAGTGCAATCACAGGATGACAAAAATCAGATAGATCACTTATCAATGGCTAACACATCGACTGTAAATGATCCAATCGGTGAATATGTGAATACTTATGTTCTGTCTAACCCGGAGAGTAGTGTAAAGTTCCCCTTGTACAGAGACTCGAAACCTGATACTTTATTGAAGAATAGTTACAACAATCTAAAGTTAGGGTCTAGAGATGATGACGAAAATTCTTTTAGGTGCAAGAAGTCTAGCACCAAGAGTAGGCCCTTGAGGCCTCAACCTTGTAGTGTACGCCATAGAATGAAAAAGATGATGGCGTCCAAATACTGGAAAGCAGCTCCCAAGCAGACGGATTACGAACTTTATAACACTT GTGAAGGAATGAAGTCATTTTATCGATATAGAAAGAGCATGTATACACGGGAAAGATGTCAACAAGCACCTCTCAAGAAAAGGAAATTGTTTGATCGTAGCTTTGGTGTTACAGTTGATCTAGAGGAGAGCAGTGATAGCATCTACAATTTGCCTGAGAAAG CTAGTGGAGCTTCTGTTAAAGGTCACACAAAAGCAAAGGATCCTCAAG TGACATTTAGCATTAAGTCCTTCAAGGTACCAGAGCTGTACATTGATGTCCCTGAAACTACAACTGTTGGTTCTCTGAAG AGGACTGTAGTGGATGCAGTTGCTGCTATACTTGGGGGTGGAATACGAGTTGGGGTAGTTTTTCAAGGGAAGAAGGTCAGAGATGACCAAAGAACTTTGCAGCAAGCTGGGATTTCTCAGTGTGCCAACCCTGATAGCCTGGGTTTTATATTAGAGCCAAGTTTCACACATGTTTCCCCATCCGAGATTCTGAAGAAACTTCCTGTGTTATCGCCTCGTGATTCAGATAAACCCTTGCCTAG GTCTCCTATCTCCCCAATGACTCATTCAGGGGTGTCAAACGCCTCAATGGACCCTCCGCTTGTTACAAAGTCCGACAATGCGGAcaataataaattcatattgTCTCCGACAACCTCTGATAATATGCAAACAGATGGAGCCGTTCTCGACTCCAAGGCATTGATACCCGTCCCTCCAACGAATGCAGAGGCTCTTGCTGTAGTTCCTGCAAATTTGAAACCTAAACACAGTGAGATTTCACAGCGTAGAACTAGGAGACCCTTCTCCGTGAGAGAAGTGGAAGCACTAGTTGAAGCTGTTGAAACGCTGGGAACTGGAAG ATCATGTCCATCAACATCAGTCCAGTAA
- the LOC121789707 gene encoding telomere repeat-binding protein 2-like isoform X1 yields MVLKRRLEYGFNGYRGPVIPRAPRSIRKRGPRKKTVEDSQLCAFELLAAVAGKLLLENESSASSNVAEAKSQPGSSRGGNEKVQPKDDKALKSESFDHRSCAESAFVPKISVEEGNLLFNCNGIPQAENDQVVEQTAVRPSSDCQQKLHCDIKLGSSEDKSVDENGACKIESSNCISESLNSKVESGSEVQSQDDKNQIDHLSMANTSTVNDPIGEYVNTYVLSNPESSVKFPLYRDSKPDTLLKNSYNNLKLGSRDDDENSFRCKKSSTKSRPLRPQPCSVRHRMKKMMASKYWKAAPKQTDYELYNTCEGMKSFYRYRKSMYTRERCQQAPLKKRKLFDRSFGVTVDLEESSDSIYNLPEKASGASVKGHTKAKDPQVTFSIKSFKVPELYIDVPETTTVGSLKRTVVDAVAAILGGGIRVGVVFQGKKVRDDQRTLQQAGISQCANPDSLGFILEPSFTHVSPSEILKKLPVLSPRDSDKPLPRSPISPMTHSGVSNASMDPPLVTKSDNADNNKFILSPTTSDNMQTDGAVLDSKALIPVPPTNAEALAVVPANLKPKHSEISQRRTRRPFSVREVEALVEAVETLGTGRWRDVKMRSFEDADHRTYVDLKDKWKTLVHTASISPQQRRGEPVPQEMLDRVLSAHSYWSQNQSRQHGKHPVEPFYLDSREGILGA; encoded by the exons ATGGTGTTGAAAAGGAGACTGGAGTATGGATTCAACGGCTACCGAGGTCCTGTTATTCCCAGAGCTCCCAGATCTATAAGG AAGAGAGGCCCACGCAAGAAAACGGTTGAGGACAGCCAACTCTGTGCCTTCGAATTGCTTGCAGCTGTAGCTGGCAAGTTGTTACTGGAGAATGAAAGTTCTGCTTCTAGTAATGTAGCAGAAGCGAAATCCCAGCCTGGCAGTTCCAGAGGCGGAAATGAGAAAGTGCAGCCTAAAGACGATAAGGCTCTGAAATCGGAAAGCTTTGACCATAGAAGTTGTGCTGAGAGTGCATTTGTTCCAAAAATTTCTGTTGAGGAGGGTAATCTCTTATTCAATTGTAACGGTATTCCTCAAGCCGAAAATGATCAGGTTGTCGAACAGACTGCTGTACGTCCAAGTTCTGATTGTCAACAGAAACTCCATTGTGATATAAAGCTTGGGAGTTCTGAGGACAAGAGTGTGGATGAAAATGGTGCATGTAAAATAGAAAGTTCCAATTGCATTAGTGAGAGTCTTAACAGCAAAGTGGAAAGTGGATCGGAAGTGCAATCACAGGATGACAAAAATCAGATAGATCACTTATCAATGGCTAACACATCGACTGTAAATGATCCAATCGGTGAATATGTGAATACTTATGTTCTGTCTAACCCGGAGAGTAGTGTAAAGTTCCCCTTGTACAGAGACTCGAAACCTGATACTTTATTGAAGAATAGTTACAACAATCTAAAGTTAGGGTCTAGAGATGATGACGAAAATTCTTTTAGGTGCAAGAAGTCTAGCACCAAGAGTAGGCCCTTGAGGCCTCAACCTTGTAGTGTACGCCATAGAATGAAAAAGATGATGGCGTCCAAATACTGGAAAGCAGCTCCCAAGCAGACGGATTACGAACTTTATAACACTT GTGAAGGAATGAAGTCATTTTATCGATATAGAAAGAGCATGTATACACGGGAAAGATGTCAACAAGCACCTCTCAAGAAAAGGAAATTGTTTGATCGTAGCTTTGGTGTTACAGTTGATCTAGAGGAGAGCAGTGATAGCATCTACAATTTGCCTGAGAAAG CTAGTGGAGCTTCTGTTAAAGGTCACACAAAAGCAAAGGATCCTCAAG TGACATTTAGCATTAAGTCCTTCAAGGTACCAGAGCTGTACATTGATGTCCCTGAAACTACAACTGTTGGTTCTCTGAAG AGGACTGTAGTGGATGCAGTTGCTGCTATACTTGGGGGTGGAATACGAGTTGGGGTAGTTTTTCAAGGGAAGAAGGTCAGAGATGACCAAAGAACTTTGCAGCAAGCTGGGATTTCTCAGTGTGCCAACCCTGATAGCCTGGGTTTTATATTAGAGCCAAGTTTCACACATGTTTCCCCATCCGAGATTCTGAAGAAACTTCCTGTGTTATCGCCTCGTGATTCAGATAAACCCTTGCCTAG GTCTCCTATCTCCCCAATGACTCATTCAGGGGTGTCAAACGCCTCAATGGACCCTCCGCTTGTTACAAAGTCCGACAATGCGGAcaataataaattcatattgTCTCCGACAACCTCTGATAATATGCAAACAGATGGAGCCGTTCTCGACTCCAAGGCATTGATACCCGTCCCTCCAACGAATGCAGAGGCTCTTGCTGTAGTTCCTGCAAATTTGAAACCTAAACACAGTGAGATTTCACAGCGTAGAACTAGGAGACCCTTCTCCGTGAGAGAAGTGGAAGCACTAGTTGAAGCTGTTGAAACGCTGGGAACTGGAAG GTGGCGGGATGTTAAAATGCGCTCTTTTGAGGATGCTGATCATAGAACATACGTCGACTTGAAG GATAAATGGAAGACACTGGTCCATACAGCCAGCATTTCCCCTCAGCAGAGACGGGGAGAGCCCGTGCCACAAGAGATGTTGGACCGCGTGTTATCTGCACATTCTTATTGGTCACAGAATCAGTCGAGACAACACGGTAAGCACCCAGTGGAGCCTTTTTACCTCGATTCTCGTGAGGGGATCCTTGGAGCTTGA